DNA sequence from the Amphiprion ocellaris isolate individual 3 ecotype Okinawa chromosome 17, ASM2253959v1, whole genome shotgun sequence genome:
aaaatgagacacagcagaaaggaaatgacagaaaggagacaagtGTCACAGAGACATGAACAAAACTTTCCAAACTACATACAAAAGTAAAGTGAGTTATAAACCACATAAATTAGACACAggatgacaaaataagaaagaTAGAGatgaaaaattagacaaaaattatgcaaaccaaacacaaaacgacaaaaagaagacaaactcGTCCCAAAGAGACATAAATTGACATGAATgggacacaaaagaaaaatgaggcccaaagcaaaacaaaagaaacataaaattatTTGTTACACAACGTGACAAAAACAGGTCACAAAATAATAGAAAGTAGTGTTTGTGACTTATTGTGtcacaataagacacaaacGAAACATCGCAAACTAGACACAATGAAACAATCACccgaaaaacaacacaaatgaggtacaaaatgacacaaacaaaaagaaatgacaaaaaattagaccaaacGACTCAAGTAAGATAGAAAtgataaatgagacacaaaacaacacaaatgagacacaaaaagacagaaaggagacaaaactgtcccaaagagacacaaaaccacgtaaatgagacacaacacaatataaatacAGCATATCTTTGTAAAGTCCAGTTACAGTATTACACAGTATATTCTACTGTTGAGTGCTGGAATCAATTATACAATAATTAATTGTGAAAGTGAATATTAACAGCATTGTAAAAAAAAGCTACAGTAAAATTGTGGTAAAATAAACAATGTACtgatactgttgattttacGGTTTAAAAAAAGTgcttcatttcatattttacgGAAGAAAAAAGTTgtacttttttcaaaaaactgtAGTTtgaaaataccatataaaataaagtttgtgtgacctattataaatattacagcatttttccattatcagcacaacagttagtgtaattaacatttaatatatgtATTTCTGACATATATACAAAAATtggctgtcataaatattaaagcatatgtccgttattaacacaaaagtacatcaatttgaccggcaacaaatgaaagaaatgcaaaaatcgccatgttacttgttataaatattacagcatgtttctGTTATCAGTACACACATTGAACTGGGAGAAATTTTATTCTCTCAAGAAATttatgcaaaaattacagtattgaatATTATGAATGTTATTACGGcatttttctatgaaaaaaactGTGCAAGAGTAGGGAAATGCATTTTcccaagagaaaaaaacattataattattgttattattattattattattattattattattattattattattattattattattattattattattattattttgattaaCTTGTTTACGGTAATTCAGTgttatttacactaccgttcaaaagtttggggtcactcagaaatgtccttatttttgaaagaaaaaatgtttttttcaatgaagatagcattaaattaatcagaaatacagtctagacattgctaatatggtaaatgactattctagctgaaaatggttgatttttaatggaatatctccatagaggtacagaggaacatttccagcaaccatcactcctgtgttctaatgctacattgtgttagctaatggtgttgaaaggctaactgatgattagaaaactcttgtgcaattatgttagcacatgaataaaagtgtgagttttcatagaaaacatgaaattgtctgggtgacaccaaatttttgaacagtagtgtaaactgtgtcaaactgttttagagtgtGCAGATTTTTCCTGTCATGGTGTGAcaatttttcacagtaaaatgtaccaactttttcttttacagtgagTGTAAAATACTGGAGATAACAGCTGCCAGTATGCACACTGCATGCTTTTGTTATAGTGCAGGTTGTGGGTTTTTCACTGATGGAGAAGGAGTTCTATTCATCACCTGTTCCACTTTTGTATCACAAACACCTCCACTGCACCTGATGTGTATTCATGAAGTGTTTGCATTGCTGACTTGTGCAACTGTTTGTTTTAGGTACAATACACTCATTTACTTTACATATTAGCTCAAGTGTGTGAGCTGCTCCCTCCTCGTCTCGAACCAGATGCCACTTTACGAAGCTTGAATGAGGTAATTAAATATCTTGCAACATTCCTTTAAGCTTCAGAAAGCAGCAAATTTAGAACTATTATTAAGGTGACATGTGTTACACTCACTTGACCTTGTCAAACTGACTCTAAATTCCTTTGTCCAATAtactaaatataaaaacaagatGGCATAGACTGCATGTTGTGTCATGAGACAACATTCTTGAATTAATTCACCAGAGAGTTTCAACATATCCGTCTGTTTTACTGTACAATATGTATGCTCTAAATATAGAGACTTGCAACATGTATTAAGTTGCATTTTATTAATTGCTCCCAAGATTGTGGATTTTGAAACCTTGGAAAAAATAACGCTGATATCTTTAGAAGATTCTGTCAAAATTGCGTCTGAATTAACACACATAGAGTATGAGAGTATGAGAGGAAGTGGATAAACAGGTTAGAGCATGTTAGATCTTTAATGGAACTGCTCATTACAGCGTAATTACTCATCATCAAACAGCCACTCAGCCaaattacaaacaaacacattctctctctgcctgtactgtaaattacagtttttggATGATTCCTTCAGTAGAAAGAGGCAGAAAGTTCACAGTGAGAAGTCTGGATTATCCTTCtacacgtctcatttaaaaatttgtcaaaaataaatcatttgcaccagattctgtacaaaaataataaaaaattctgaGATGTAGTCAGCTATGAAACAGAGCAGGGAGGAGAAAAATATGGATGGCTAGATGGAGAGACTGAAAGAAAATTAAGCATatctgatcaataaaataaattaggCGTGGCTGAACACAGTACACAGAGGAGAATATTTCTGGAAGATACATTCACAAtgatgaaatatctttctagagttgatgtgcagCATCATGTAAAAAACAACTAGTTTGTAGATTTAGTAAAAACTAGAATTTTGTTtattgcacagaagacatttctaagttatCTTTACTTCTAGTCaaggttgtgttgtttccacagcggtgcaggactttatattgcagtaaaaaatgtgcCCACAgcgaggaaaaatgtgacaggagaaaaaaataactaagaaaCACCTTGAGGGTTCAGAGAGTTGGCCTCAAGATAATGTCATCAAATGTTATGGTTTGTTTGACCAAGTGTCCAAAATTCTGTCAATTTACTACAATGTCAgacaagaaaaagcagcaaattcaataaaatatgaaaaataacttttaaaaaaccCCAATCAACTGTTATATTTGTTGCTGATTAGTTCCCTGTCAGTCGACTGCAGCTCTACAGTATGTTGTCAGTCAACCTTTTGGACAGTTCAAGGAGCCATGTAACTGGAATAGCTTTTGcttttcctgcagcttctcctccaggcACTGAATGAGAATTGGGTCCACTTTAGGGTCAAACTTATTGGCGAACCAGTGACCATAGTTGAGCAACCATCGCATTTCGGCTGCACCGAATATACAAACGCTGCGGACATGCTGCCCCGTGCATGGCGGGTacagcttctcctccaggtaCTGCCACTTCACCAGCCTGGTCTTACTCATCAGGTCGGTGATGTCCGGCTGTGATCTGGACACCTCTCCTGGAACACCCGGCAGTCGCACAAGCGTGGCCCAGAAGTGTTCGTCTGGGGAGTAGGTGTCCTCAGACCAGTTCAGAAAATCCTTCACTACAGCCGAGGATTCAAAGTGCACAACAAATTCCCGCGAAAGCACGAAGTAGGCATTGCCGGAGAACACCTCCATGCCGTGTGGCGGAGGAGACTttgtctgatgtgtttttaccGGCAGCTTCTGATACTCGAAGCTGGCGTCTCTCAGCTCATGGTGAAAGGTGAACCTCTGCTTCTTTGACTGACTGGGTCGGCTTGTTTCCAACATGTTAGCACCATTTAGCCTCTTTAGCTCTGACACCAGCTCAATGTTGGACCTGAGCGGGAAATCTTGGCCACACAGGTTGATGACATACTTCCACTTGACCTCTGAGCCCAAAAGGTCAGACAAGCAGTTTAGATCGGCTTTCAGTCGGCTGATACTCGCGTAGAAGACGGATTCTCTCTTGCTGGCAATAAAGACGTTGGGCAGACAGCGGGCCAGACCCTCCATGGCTGAGATGAAATGAGCCGAGGACTTCTGGTCATAGTGGATGCAGTAGATGTTCGTGGGCGAGTACAGCACTCTGATGAGTCTCTCCACCATCCAGGCAGATTTATGCACAACTAAAGAATAAGCAAGAGGAaagtctctctcctcctctgagaCACACACATCATTATATCCTCTGAACTGCAGGAACGTTGAGCAGTGGGAGGTGAAGTTAACCAGACTTTCATCTCTGTCCTCCACCACGTTTTTTGTTCGGATGATGAGGGATTTCCCCACCTCCACCGGGTCCATGTCATAGATAGCCGAGCAGTTAATGTTATACCTGTGAAACGTCTGAATatctgggggaaaaaaggagtTGTTGATGTAGCTGTACTTGGTATAAATCAACAGCAGGACACATATGGACAGGAGGGACAGGAGGGAGGGAATGAACTGTTTCCTTCTTAGCCTGAGTAATGAACATCTTGTATTCATTCTgtggaaagagagaaaacatgcTGAGAGGGAGCACAAACTCTGAATTTACATTAACACGAGAATTAAACAGGAGTGGGCGGGAGAAACCACGTAGACGCGTGGAGGTGACAAATAACATTCCACAGTGGGCAAAACACTCACCTCGCTCCATACGCAGGTGTCGGTCTGCAAAGCGCTTTGCAAACCGTTTCATGGAGTCACCCTAAAAGTTGCAAAAACTAGATTTAAATCCAGATTTTAAATAACTGATCATGTCCTGAGCTGCTCAGAATAAAGAATCTCCTCCTAGATGTGGGAACAACTCACCGATGTCAGCAGAAATACGAGGAGTGGACAAGAATCCTCTTTGCCATTACGCTTTTTACGCACCGCTGGAGACAACAAAAAGTCAAACCGCTGTAGCGATCCGATCTGGATTTATTATCCAGAGCTCAAAAAGCGTAAAGACGCACAACTTGAAGTGAGTCCCAGCCTGCGTGGTGCCTCAGAGTGTCGGTGAGGAGAGAGGGCAGCTCCGATCTGAGAAATAACCCGGAACGTGGGAGGAGTCCAGGAAATGTAATTACAGACAAGAGCTGCAAAAAAACCTGTCATTTGTCCCCACCGATTTGATCGAACAGCCTTTTCTACGTACAGTAAGAGTGAATAAAAAGAGTAAGTGTGTGAAAGTGAACCTGTACTCTACTCCTGGACatgtgaagctgcagctgattacaGTGGCATGAATGAAAACCCCGTGGTTGCAGTCATCTGAACCCACTGAGGGAAGACTTAGAAGTTCAAGGAAAAtgtgacagtttaaaaaaaaaatccctgacaGTTTCATGGAGAGGTGTAAAAAATACGGAGCTGTCATGATATGCGAGAAAACCTGTTTGTCAGAATACCACATTCACTTCATCCACTCATCAGGAGAAACGTCCATTCAGTCATTCAATACCTGCACTGTatgaacacacacgcacacacacacacacacacacacacacacacacacacacacacacacacacacacacacacacacacgcacaaatgAATGTGTCGTTGTCAGAGACAGAAATTCTTCATAATGTTTGAACTGAAGCTGTCAGCAGTTATACAAATACATGTGATGCTGAAGAACCAAAGACAAAGGAAGCAGATTTACAGCATATTAAATATACATTGGAATTGTCATAGATTCACTATTTTcccaaataaaaaaatggaaactttaAATAACGTATGTTCATGGAGCTAAAATGTAGATATATTATCTCTATATAACAGAACTGTGAAAATTCTTCACTGAAAACCACACAATTATTTGATTATACAGAAATTCAACCTACTGAGCTTTATATTAATATacaaatgtttgtgttgtgtataATATTTTACACCACTCTGTCACTCATACAGTAACTAGATCAAATGAAGTACAAAAAGAGGTGGCTGCATTGAAGAGTTCTTTTCGTCGTGtataatattttctgtaaaggCTGCACAACAATAGACCTTTATTCTATCAGTGTCAGACAGCAGAACACATACAACACCTTTAAATGTCAGTTCAAGAAATTTGATAATCTGTTCTGTCAACAATAAGTCAACCCAtccttccttctgtcttcttgttTCTGTTTGGTGTGTCCGtcgtcatttatttatttaggctTGAAttaatctttctgttttgtaaTTATCTGCAGGAATTATTATAGAAAAGTTTCgaatttgcaatattttatcttatgtacactactgttcaaaagtttggggtcactttaaaatgctcttatttttgaaaaaaaaagcattttttttcagtgaagataaaattaaaagaattagaaatacagtctatacattgttaatgtggtaaatgactcttCTAGCTAAGAACgagtgatttttaatggaatatctacatagaggtacagaggcccatttccagcaaccatcactcctgtgttctaatgctacattgtgttagctaatcatgtttaaaggctaattgatgattagaaaacccttgtgcaattatgttagcgcatgaataaaagtgtgagttttgatGAAAATGACTGTTATATTTACAGAACTGTTATATAAATGTACACGGTCCCTGTCTGAAATGTataaatgaattttaaatgttGATAGAGGCCTTACAAACACAGGTTAGttcagtttgattttatttatataccaCCATTTCTcaacataaatcatctcaagtCACTTCATAGACAGACTttaaggccaattcatgctttttgCATTTGCGAGGGTACATGTAATGTAAATTCTGTCATCTATCTAATTCCTTGAGGGTCTGCATAGGTGTCTGTGTGCAGGCCAAAAATTGCCACACTGACTGTCCACACTGCAAGCATGCCTACTGTGCATGAACCAGGAAAGTAAAGGGTGCTTAAAAGAAAGGTTTGGTACAAGAAAAATGTGTGAGGGGACTCTCAGTCATCCACATCTTTATAATTCCTCATTCCAAGAGCTGTACTTGAAGTAGCTGCTGCCAGATCGACATGTATCTATGAACAGAACCACCTGTGCATCTGCTCACAGCTTTCAAAGCCACTTTGGTCTcagcacacagaaacagaaagcatAAACTGGCGACTACAATactacaccgatcagccacaccattatgaccactgacaggtgaagtgaataacatcgattaTGTTGTTACAATgtaacattctgctgggaaaccttgagtctcGACAttcctgtggatgtttgacatgtaccacccacctaaacattgcaggttaAGCAACCCCCCAGCTCCCCATTGcagcagcagtccttgatgccagttgccaccctcagcaggacaacgtatcccaacacactgcaaaaactgctcaggagtgacccggggaacatgacagagctaagctgttcacccgggttccacaatccccagatccagatcttactgagcatctgtgggatgtaccaggatcagcctgatctaggtagatcccaCCCTACAACCCataggacccacagaattcactgccaccaccCTGGTGCCACAGTACATCCTCAGAGGTCCTGTAtccatgaaccactgggtcagaggagtttagtagcataaaggagaccaacacattattaggcaggtggtcataatgttatacctGATCGATCTTAATAATTTAAGAGAAAGCCAAGAAATCCAAATAGTTCCCTTTAAGCAGCACTTTGGTGACAgagggaagaagaaaaacattaaccAACCcccaacagaaccaggctcaggggggaagacatctgcctcgactggttggggtgagggtgTCGTGGTTTTTGCATAACCAATACCAACTTTGAAAATGGacaacagactcacacacagttCTGTTCATACTATGATAGATGCACATGACCTACTGATATTTCTGGGACTATACAGATTATAGCAGCTAGTTACAGATTAGGCTACAGCGTCATGTCAGTAATTATTCCTGAGATAAGCAAGCAGAGTGTGCCGATacagcacaggatatctggagaatttacaacttcctgctgtgtttggaCACTGCTGATTGAAAGtttgtacaaatcaaagctgtCCCAAAGTGACTACTTTAATTGATGATGAATTGTAAAGAAGTGGATGATGGAGAATCTCTTAGTATCTtctcaaaacaaacatttcttttaagctctatttgtttttttctgacagatgtGCAGTTGGTGAACTCGCAGAACTGACGGTCCATGCGTTCACAATTTTAGACTGCATGTGGACATCTGTAGGAGCATCCATGTGGATCCATACAATGgtgagaagaggagaggagataaGAGAGGCTTAGTCCTCGAGCAGCCTCGGTGTAGGTTAGTAGGAGAATTGTGCCTGGATTCTGGATTTTCCATAAATAAAGATGTTTCCACAATAAAATGACGCACAAAAGCCACATATCAGTGCATAAAAATTCTCCACAATGCATTAAATGACATGTTCTGATGCTTGAGGCAGCATTGACGCTTGTTCAGTCATCTGGTAACAGTCAAATTGGGTTAACAAACTGTAGCGTCAGGTCTAAATGATACTGAACTGACAGTAAATTATCGAAAGCTTGTCCTTTAATATGTATATTTTGAAAGAAGCTGAGGCTGCGAGTGGTGTCCACTCAGGCACGTTTAGACATCTGCACAAACATCTGCTTTACTGGGTGAACAGGCTTTTTTGGTTTCACTTCCGCTTTAGGGTTTTGCATAGACGTTACAAACATTGCATTTGTTCCTGTAAacaacacagaatgacaaaagtgGCAACAAGTAATCCAATGTATTGTTGCCTGCATTAGAATATGTCAAGAATAATGGCTTAAAATACACTGCAATGCAAATTTAAGTTTTTCAGGTGAAGAAAAGGAATCACAGCTACATATATGTTTTTAATGATaaggcaaataaaataaaggcagAGAATCCCCTTTGAACCCATTATTAAAATCAATTCACCTTTGAAGTGAGTCTGAagtgaactttttaaaattagcaCAACTACATGTAGTacagaaatatagaaaaacaataaaacaccacaaaacaataaagcatTCCCCAACATATATATCACCACAGCAATATATGTGACAATATATACACTAAAACAATAGGGTTTAACAAACAGAAGAATACAGAACACTACAAACTCAACAGGCAATAACACTTAGAAGTCAAAAGAGTGGTCagcttttattactttattactattatacgctgcctgtccaaaaaaaaagtcgccacctggatttaactaagcaaatattCCActgaataattactgcagtgatgaataagtttcagctgcaacaacttatttaaccctagctgatgcagtgagaagcttctcatttcttaaacaaccatgttggaagacatatcctgtggtcatggaaaggatgttaatctgtctcaggtGGGTGAAATTATTGACCTGCtccaagcaaaaaaaacaactaagcaGATTTCTGAAGCTATtcaaatcaggttaagaaccgtccaacgcattattaaaacctggaaggatagtggtgaaccttcATCTTTGAGGAgcaaatgtggtcggtcatgtggtctgatgagtccagatttaccctgttccaaagtgatggggcatcagggtaagaagagaggcagatgaagtgatgcactcatcatgtctagtgtctaccagcctgtgggggtcagggttatgatctggggttggtcaggttcagaaacgttatgttcccaaaaaatgaggtcagctgactacctgaatatattgaatgaccaggtctttccatcaatggagtttttcttccctgatgacatggacatgatccaagatgacgatgccagaattcatggggctcacattgtgaatgaatgGATCAGGGATCATGAGACATCATGTCCAGAcatcagccccactgagaatctttgggatgtactggagaagactttgcacagctgTTGGACTCTCCCAtaatcaatataagatcttggtgaaaaatcaatgcaactctggacagaaaaaaatgcttgctATGTCTTTGCAGAAACGTATCAAAACGATGCCATGGCAAATGTGTGCCGT
Encoded proteins:
- the LOC111575361 gene encoding beta-1,3-galactosyl-O-glycosyl-glycoprotein beta-1,6-N-acetylglucosaminyltransferase 4-like, producing the protein MNTRCSLLRLRRKQFIPSLLSLLSICVLLLIYTKYSYINNSFFPPDIQTFHRYNINCSAIYDMDPVEVGKSLIIRTKNVVEDRDESLVNFTSHCSTFLQFRGYNDVCVSEEERDFPLAYSLVVHKSAWMVERLIRVLYSPTNIYCIHYDQKSSAHFISAMEGLARCLPNVFIASKRESVFYASISRLKADLNCLSDLLGSEVKWKYVINLCGQDFPLRSNIELVSELKRLNGANMLETSRPSQSKKQRFTFHHELRDASFEYQKLPVKTHQTKSPPPHGMEVFSGNAYFVLSREFVVHFESSAVVKDFLNWSEDTYSPDEHFWATLVRLPGVPGEVSRSQPDITDLMSKTRLVKWQYLEEKLYPPCTGQHVRSVCIFGAAEMRWLLNYGHWFANKFDPKVDPILIQCLEEKLQEKQKLFQLHGSLNCPKG